In the Wyeomyia smithii strain HCP4-BCI-WySm-NY-G18 chromosome 2, ASM2978416v1, whole genome shotgun sequence genome, one interval contains:
- the LOC129724283 gene encoding uncharacterized protein KIAA0930 homolog isoform X3, with protein sequence MASSYGTSSPAASMFRNPPTALQLLLEEINFQRTKEMRQLLKDDGGFVVLQGTTYWTDLFVRHFLFQTEKVHSIDCDDLLFFVRKKHVKGSSRVMPKYETEIEVFRKDSRKLPIGDPDVDWEETVYLNLVIHQFDYTLTLAICTRTSPKELQVLRRHSQKVYASPSRRKMDTKGDSEEITYPHICFMVDNFDEVFHDILVRDGEMVCVELVATDRDGSVQGVIFLGSIRYDALKKVYDARQSSLSSKVAQRMSFGLFSSGGPQTRCEFVRMKGPQGKGHAEMAVTKPKGSGVETPTSEPGFCATDMWDSEWEEDCDEYYNYRHQRRLSDPSANLNNFNRYGWRTKTATDSSYGGTKARSENEGLDCLANEVSEIEAGDLRDELDDGAYNPLWTTKGFTQTFHFWKENRRQQSTPLNAFLTYVTLPWWSIAKDLLDHREQPILTF encoded by the exons ATGGCATCCTCATACGGTACCAGTTCCCCAGCTGCTTCGATGTTTAGAAACCCGCCAACGGCTCTGCAGCTGCTGCTGGAGGAAATCAACTTCCAGCGGACAAAGGAGATGCGACAGCTGCTGAAAGATG ATGGCGGCTTCGTCGTGCTACAGGGCACCACCTATTGGACAGATCTCTTCGTGCGGCATTTCCTGTTTCAAACGGAAAAGGTGCACAGTATCGACTGCGACGACTTGCTGTTCTTCGTGCGCAAGAAACACGTCAAGGGATCATCCCGGGTGATGCCAAAGTATGAAACCGAAATCGAGGTCTTTCGGAAGGACTCGAGGAAGCTGCCGATCGGCGATCCCGATGTAGACTGGGAGGAAACGGTCTACCTGAATCTGGTTATTCATCAGTTTGACTACACGCTAACGCTGGCTATCTGCACCCGAACTTCGCCCAAGGAACTGCAAGTTTTGAGAAGACACTCGCAGAAAGTTTACGCTTCGCCTAGTCGACGAAAGATGGACACCAAGGGTGATAGTGAGGAGATCACCTATCCGCACATTTGCTTTATGGTGGATAATTTCGATGAAGTTTTCCATGACATTTTGGTTCGCGATGGCGAGATGGTATGCGTGGAGCTGGTGGCGACGGATCGCGATGGTAGTGTGCAGGGTGTTATTTTCCTCGGCTCGATACGGTACGATGCATTGAAAAAAGTCTACGATGCCAGG CAATCTAGTCTTAGTTCTAAGGTAGCCCAGCGGATGTCATTCGGTTTGTTCAGCTCCGGTGGCCCACAAACGCGGTGCGAATTCGTGAGAATGAAGGGACCGCAAGGCAAGGGTCACGCGGAAATGGCTGTAACTAAACCGAAGGGTTCCGGGGTGGAAACTCCCACCAGTGAGCCGGG ATTCTGCGCCACAGATATGTGGGATTCGGAATGGGAAGAAGACTGTGACGAATATTACAACTATCGGCATCAGCGGCGGCTGAGTGATCCCAGCGCGAATCTCAACAATTTTAATCGGTACGGTTGGCGAACCAAGACAGCAACTGATTCCTCGTATGGAGGAACGAAAGCCCGTTCCGAAAATGAGGGATTGGATTGTCTGGCCAATGAGGTGTCCGAAATTGAAGCAGGCGATTTGAGGGACG AACTGGATGATGGAGCCTACAATCCACTGTGGACAACGAAGGGTTTTACGCAGACGTTCCACTTCTGGAAGGAAAATCGGCGCCAACAGTCAACGCCACTGAATGCATTTCTAACGTACGTAACGCTGCCCTGGTGGAGCATTGCAAAAG ATCTTCTAGATCATCGCGAACAACCAATACTGACCTTCTAG
- the LOC129724283 gene encoding uncharacterized protein LOC129724283 isoform X2: protein MASSYGTSSPAASMFRNPPTALQLLLEEINFQRTKEMRQLLKDDGGFVVLQGTTYWTDLFVRHFLFQTEKVHSIDCDDLLFFVRKKHVKGSSRVMPKYETEIEVFRKDSRKLPIGDPDVDWEETVYLNLVIHQFDYTLTLAICTRTSPKELQVLRRHSQKVYASPSRRKMDTKGDSEEITYPHICFMVDNFDEVFHDILVRDGEMVCVELVATDRDGSVQGVIFLGSIRYDALKKVYDARQSSLSSKVAQRMSFGLFSSGGPQTRCEFVRMKGPQGKGHAEMAVTKPKGSGVETPTSEPGFCATDMWDSEWEEDCDEYYNYRHQRRLSDPSANLNNFNRYGWRTKTATDSSYGGTKARSENEGLDCLANEVSEIEAGDLRDDRPASSVSDSKLAEPDCTFVGTTHGSLGKAGNRFSLDDRKISVSSNSGSCCNCFGPRKRWSDTASAQMSDVYYVQCAKCEAEALELEIDSPACLSMVSKGRSAASKHRNLLIVESEIEFPNASKKKNRSNSTEGKSPRNEKLVLSPSLKKKNVNNNKSEKPQEAVEYEIADDAVSLNGDLSDDVVKFGVMNELDAMQMIRVNGKEEFPVEETIGTKNKAIAQNKVSGKGEQQLNTAKECKKCFEKNSNETPVTSIAASNNSTSNSRFSFIYRKSSNKLKNKQSSTEDSNNKEILRRNSTSTNYGTSRNDDVNGNRRGSKSDPELDEEREFSPEQERPDNANIMDALRDLRAKKASSTLPKVKKLTYNSFYLRPQYFSGRMQENVPKRRTPDGTDIYYWCDYHPKKGKELDDGAYNPLWTTKGFTQTFHFWKENRRQQSTPLNAFLTYVTLPWWSIAKDLLDHREQPILTF from the exons ATGGCATCCTCATACGGTACCAGTTCCCCAGCTGCTTCGATGTTTAGAAACCCGCCAACGGCTCTGCAGCTGCTGCTGGAGGAAATCAACTTCCAGCGGACAAAGGAGATGCGACAGCTGCTGAAAGATG ATGGCGGCTTCGTCGTGCTACAGGGCACCACCTATTGGACAGATCTCTTCGTGCGGCATTTCCTGTTTCAAACGGAAAAGGTGCACAGTATCGACTGCGACGACTTGCTGTTCTTCGTGCGCAAGAAACACGTCAAGGGATCATCCCGGGTGATGCCAAAGTATGAAACCGAAATCGAGGTCTTTCGGAAGGACTCGAGGAAGCTGCCGATCGGCGATCCCGATGTAGACTGGGAGGAAACGGTCTACCTGAATCTGGTTATTCATCAGTTTGACTACACGCTAACGCTGGCTATCTGCACCCGAACTTCGCCCAAGGAACTGCAAGTTTTGAGAAGACACTCGCAGAAAGTTTACGCTTCGCCTAGTCGACGAAAGATGGACACCAAGGGTGATAGTGAGGAGATCACCTATCCGCACATTTGCTTTATGGTGGATAATTTCGATGAAGTTTTCCATGACATTTTGGTTCGCGATGGCGAGATGGTATGCGTGGAGCTGGTGGCGACGGATCGCGATGGTAGTGTGCAGGGTGTTATTTTCCTCGGCTCGATACGGTACGATGCATTGAAAAAAGTCTACGATGCCAGG CAATCTAGTCTTAGTTCTAAGGTAGCCCAGCGGATGTCATTCGGTTTGTTCAGCTCCGGTGGCCCACAAACGCGGTGCGAATTCGTGAGAATGAAGGGACCGCAAGGCAAGGGTCACGCGGAAATGGCTGTAACTAAACCGAAGGGTTCCGGGGTGGAAACTCCCACCAGTGAGCCGGG ATTCTGCGCCACAGATATGTGGGATTCGGAATGGGAAGAAGACTGTGACGAATATTACAACTATCGGCATCAGCGGCGGCTGAGTGATCCCAGCGCGAATCTCAACAATTTTAATCGGTACGGTTGGCGAACCAAGACAGCAACTGATTCCTCGTATGGAGGAACGAAAGCCCGTTCCGAAAATGAGGGATTGGATTGTCTGGCCAATGAGGTGTCCGAAATTGAAGCAGGCGATTTGAGGGACG atCGTCCTGCTTCCTCGGTGTCCGATTCGAAGCTAGCCGAACCCGATTGTACCTTTGTCGGCACCACACACGGATCGCTCGGTAAGGCCGGGAACCGTTTCTCTCTGGACGATCGTAAGATTTCAGTCAGCAGCAATAGCGGCAGCTGCTGCAATTGCTTTGGACCCCGCAAAAGGTGGAGTGATACCGCCTCGGCACAAATGTCCGACGTGTACTACGTGCAATGCGCTAAATGTGAGGCCGAAGCATTGGAACTGGAGATTGACTCACCCGCTTGCTTGAGTATGGTTTCCAAAGGGCGCTCAGCGGCCAGTAAGCACCGCAATTTACTGATAGTGGAGAGTGAGATTGAGTTTCCGAATGCTAGCAAGAAAAAGAACAGAAGTAATAGTACGGAAGGGAAGAGCCCTAGAAATGAGAAACTAGTGTTATCTCCGAGTTTGAAGAAGAAGAatgtaaataataataaaagcgAGAAGCCCCAGGAAGCTGTGGAGTATGAGATAGCCGATGATGCGGTGTCTTTGAATGGCGATCTGAGTGATGATGTCGTGAAGTTTGGTGTGATGAACGAACTCGATGCAATGCAAATGATTCGGGTAAATGGAAAAGAAGAATTTCCGGTGGAGGAAACTATTGGTACTAAGAATAAAGCAATAGCACAGAACAAAGTGTCCGGTAAAGGGGAACAGCAACTCAACACAGCCAAAGAATGTAAAAAGTGCTTCGAGAAGAACTCGAATGAAACGCCAGTGACTTCCATTGCAGCATCCAATAATAGTACCAGCAATAGTAGATTTTCTTTCATCTATCGCAAAAGTAGTAATAAGTTAAAGAACAAACAAAGTAGTACTGAAGACTCGAACAATAAGGAAATTCTTAGGAGAAACAGCACGAGTACTAACTATGGCACCAGTCGGAATGACGATGTCAACGGTAATCGGCGTGGAAGTAAAAGTGATCCCGAGCTAGACGAAGAGCGAGAATTTTCCCCGGAGCAAGAGCGCCCGGATAATGCCAACATAATGGACGCACTTCGTGATCTGCGAGCGAAAAAAGCCAGCTCAACGCTGCCGAAAGTTAAGAAGTTGACGTACAATAGCTTTTATCTGAGGCCGCAGTATTTCAGTGGCCGTATGCAGGAGAATGTCCCGAAACGGCGCACGCCGGATGGTACCGACATCTACTACTGGTGTGATTATCATCCGAAGAAGGGCAAAG AACTGGATGATGGAGCCTACAATCCACTGTGGACAACGAAGGGTTTTACGCAGACGTTCCACTTCTGGAAGGAAAATCGGCGCCAACAGTCAACGCCACTGAATGCATTTCTAACGTACGTAACGCTGCCCTGGTGGAGCATTGCAAAAG ATCTTCTAGATCATCGCGAACAACCAATACTGACCTTCTAG
- the LOC129724283 gene encoding uncharacterized protein LOC129724283 isoform X1 yields MASSYGTSSPAASMFRNPPTALQLLLEEINFQRTKEMRQLLKDDGGFVVLQGTTYWTDLFVRHFLFQTEKVHSIDCDDLLFFVRKKHVKGSSRVMPKYETEIEVFRKDSRKLPIGDPDVDWEETVYLNLVIHQFDYTLTLAICTRTSPKELQVLRRHSQKVYASPSRRKMDTKGDSEEITYPHICFMVDNFDEVFHDILVRDGEMVCVELVATDRDGSVQGVIFLGSIRYDALKKVYDARQSSLSSKVAQRMSFGLFSSGGPQTRCEFVRMKGPQGKGHAEMAVTKPKGSGVETPTSEPGFCATDMWDSEWEEDCDEYYNYRHQRRLSDPSANLNNFNRYGWRTKTATDSSYGGTKARSENEGLDCLANEVSEIEAGDLRDDRPASSVSDSKLAEPDCTFVGTTHGSLGKAGNRFSLDDRKISVSSNSGSCCNCFGPRKRWSDTASAQMSDVYYVQCAKCEAEALELEIDSPACLSMVSKGRSAASKHRNLLIVESEIEFPNASKKKNRSNSTEGKSPRNEKLVLSPSLKKKNVNNNKSEKPQEAVEYEIADDAVSLNGDLSDDVVKFGVMNELDAMQMIRVNGKEEFPVEETIGTKNKAIAQNKVSGKGEQQLNTAKECKKCFEKNSNETPVTSIAASNNSTSNSRFSFIYRKSSNKLKNKQSSTEDSNNKEILRRNSTSTNYGTSRNDDVNGNRRGSKSDPELDEEREFSPEQERPDNANIMDALRDLRAKKASSTLPKVKKLTYNSFYLRPQYFSGRMQENVPKRRTPDGTDIYYWCDYHPKKGKELDDGAYNPLWTTKGFTQTFHFWKENRRQQSTPLNAFLTYVTLPWWSIAKGTKSTLLVQPFRRTNNVSPTDLLDHREQPILTF; encoded by the exons ATGGCATCCTCATACGGTACCAGTTCCCCAGCTGCTTCGATGTTTAGAAACCCGCCAACGGCTCTGCAGCTGCTGCTGGAGGAAATCAACTTCCAGCGGACAAAGGAGATGCGACAGCTGCTGAAAGATG ATGGCGGCTTCGTCGTGCTACAGGGCACCACCTATTGGACAGATCTCTTCGTGCGGCATTTCCTGTTTCAAACGGAAAAGGTGCACAGTATCGACTGCGACGACTTGCTGTTCTTCGTGCGCAAGAAACACGTCAAGGGATCATCCCGGGTGATGCCAAAGTATGAAACCGAAATCGAGGTCTTTCGGAAGGACTCGAGGAAGCTGCCGATCGGCGATCCCGATGTAGACTGGGAGGAAACGGTCTACCTGAATCTGGTTATTCATCAGTTTGACTACACGCTAACGCTGGCTATCTGCACCCGAACTTCGCCCAAGGAACTGCAAGTTTTGAGAAGACACTCGCAGAAAGTTTACGCTTCGCCTAGTCGACGAAAGATGGACACCAAGGGTGATAGTGAGGAGATCACCTATCCGCACATTTGCTTTATGGTGGATAATTTCGATGAAGTTTTCCATGACATTTTGGTTCGCGATGGCGAGATGGTATGCGTGGAGCTGGTGGCGACGGATCGCGATGGTAGTGTGCAGGGTGTTATTTTCCTCGGCTCGATACGGTACGATGCATTGAAAAAAGTCTACGATGCCAGG CAATCTAGTCTTAGTTCTAAGGTAGCCCAGCGGATGTCATTCGGTTTGTTCAGCTCCGGTGGCCCACAAACGCGGTGCGAATTCGTGAGAATGAAGGGACCGCAAGGCAAGGGTCACGCGGAAATGGCTGTAACTAAACCGAAGGGTTCCGGGGTGGAAACTCCCACCAGTGAGCCGGG ATTCTGCGCCACAGATATGTGGGATTCGGAATGGGAAGAAGACTGTGACGAATATTACAACTATCGGCATCAGCGGCGGCTGAGTGATCCCAGCGCGAATCTCAACAATTTTAATCGGTACGGTTGGCGAACCAAGACAGCAACTGATTCCTCGTATGGAGGAACGAAAGCCCGTTCCGAAAATGAGGGATTGGATTGTCTGGCCAATGAGGTGTCCGAAATTGAAGCAGGCGATTTGAGGGACG atCGTCCTGCTTCCTCGGTGTCCGATTCGAAGCTAGCCGAACCCGATTGTACCTTTGTCGGCACCACACACGGATCGCTCGGTAAGGCCGGGAACCGTTTCTCTCTGGACGATCGTAAGATTTCAGTCAGCAGCAATAGCGGCAGCTGCTGCAATTGCTTTGGACCCCGCAAAAGGTGGAGTGATACCGCCTCGGCACAAATGTCCGACGTGTACTACGTGCAATGCGCTAAATGTGAGGCCGAAGCATTGGAACTGGAGATTGACTCACCCGCTTGCTTGAGTATGGTTTCCAAAGGGCGCTCAGCGGCCAGTAAGCACCGCAATTTACTGATAGTGGAGAGTGAGATTGAGTTTCCGAATGCTAGCAAGAAAAAGAACAGAAGTAATAGTACGGAAGGGAAGAGCCCTAGAAATGAGAAACTAGTGTTATCTCCGAGTTTGAAGAAGAAGAatgtaaataataataaaagcgAGAAGCCCCAGGAAGCTGTGGAGTATGAGATAGCCGATGATGCGGTGTCTTTGAATGGCGATCTGAGTGATGATGTCGTGAAGTTTGGTGTGATGAACGAACTCGATGCAATGCAAATGATTCGGGTAAATGGAAAAGAAGAATTTCCGGTGGAGGAAACTATTGGTACTAAGAATAAAGCAATAGCACAGAACAAAGTGTCCGGTAAAGGGGAACAGCAACTCAACACAGCCAAAGAATGTAAAAAGTGCTTCGAGAAGAACTCGAATGAAACGCCAGTGACTTCCATTGCAGCATCCAATAATAGTACCAGCAATAGTAGATTTTCTTTCATCTATCGCAAAAGTAGTAATAAGTTAAAGAACAAACAAAGTAGTACTGAAGACTCGAACAATAAGGAAATTCTTAGGAGAAACAGCACGAGTACTAACTATGGCACCAGTCGGAATGACGATGTCAACGGTAATCGGCGTGGAAGTAAAAGTGATCCCGAGCTAGACGAAGAGCGAGAATTTTCCCCGGAGCAAGAGCGCCCGGATAATGCCAACATAATGGACGCACTTCGTGATCTGCGAGCGAAAAAAGCCAGCTCAACGCTGCCGAAAGTTAAGAAGTTGACGTACAATAGCTTTTATCTGAGGCCGCAGTATTTCAGTGGCCGTATGCAGGAGAATGTCCCGAAACGGCGCACGCCGGATGGTACCGACATCTACTACTGGTGTGATTATCATCCGAAGAAGGGCAAAG AACTGGATGATGGAGCCTACAATCCACTGTGGACAACGAAGGGTTTTACGCAGACGTTCCACTTCTGGAAGGAAAATCGGCGCCAACAGTCAACGCCACTGAATGCATTTCTAACGTACGTAACGCTGCCCTGGTGGAGCATTGCAAAAGGTACCAAATCTACTCTGTTAGTTCAACCGTTCCGTAGAACTAATAACGTTTCTCCAACAGATCTTCTAGATCATCGCGAACAACCAATACTGACCTTCTAG